In the genome of Palaemon carinicauda isolate YSFRI2023 chromosome 15, ASM3689809v2, whole genome shotgun sequence, one region contains:
- the LOC137654307 gene encoding monocarboxylate transporter 12-like isoform X1 → MTNSRGEDQSHLLGRQDSVPGVRKGRDGGSVDCRALGIVGKAAARKQTSHNSGSHTVDSSVSQVSLVQSNSLSQVLRVLNYSANIFGMERDSDIIPSTNSVNLLKYRKTDDDSGKQNMANEIEGVNESETSNSVPVAGTDEETKEQSENSNDNPNSKQCQNEDTKTENERITKTPDINKEIENPDQREVNRVKEEKHEVDQIRKRDNEEIVVKTVPPDGGWGWVVLVGSFVVMVCSSIGPCFSLIFSPLFVNLGTPPYTISWIFNSFSLIWNLMSPAVGPLTEEFGHRSVATVGAVLVTVGLMLSAFAPSSWFLFISFSVLGGIGLGILVTISNIIIPVYFTAHLGRANGILMTGTSIGIFVLPLLITHLQQLYTYRGATLILGAILFNTCVAAAVFHPVRWHSKTVKCQRRYSIRDIQLRRKSRAEAENRNLLPDSRENPVAVVETTPQKEKRKAPVALCCLLLRVIKSTLLSLRILCSPPAFIIALSGTLTMNGYLNFIIMVPFVVKKIHSVQGSALCISVAGISNLISRLIMSALADCKWFDIRIGYIVSISIIALINIAFPFITSLVWMAVSMGVWGYGIGSFMGLYNLVMIKYMGAKNLPAMFGACSLLNGLGFISIGSMLGWVTQIVGSYNVSIWALACLQCFCIVLWLLMPAAVAWQIRNLVPATTMSV, encoded by the exons ATGACCAATAGCAGAGGCGAGGATCAAAGTCACTTACTGGGGCGCCAGGACAGCGTACCCGGAGTCAGGAAGGGCAGGGATGGTGGATCGGTGGACTGCAGGGCTCTAGGCATTGTGGGCAAAGCTGCTGCCAGGAAACAAACCAGCCACAACTCGGGGTCACATACAGTCGATAGCAGCGTCAGCCAAGTTTCTCTCGTGCAGTCGAACTCTCTCAGTCAAGTACTTCGGGTGTTGAATT ATTCGGCCAATATTTTCGGAATGGAAAGAGATTCAGATATAATTCCCTCGACAAACAGTGTAAATTTATTGAAATATAGAAAAACAGATGATGATTCGGGTAAACAAAACATGGCAAATGAAATCGAAGGTGTGAATGAGAGTGAGACTAGCAATTCTGTTCCAGTTGCTGGGACCGATGAAGAAACTAAAGAACAGAGTGAAAATAGTAACGATAATCCCAATTCTAAACAGTGCCAGAATGAAGACACTAAAACAGAGAATGAAAGAATAACAAAAACACCTGACATTAATAAAGAAATTGAAAACCCAGATCAGAGAGAAGTAAACAGGGTAAAGGAAGAGAAACATGAGGTCGACCAGATAAGGAAAAGAGATAACGAAGAAATAGTAGTGAAAACCGTCCCTCCTGACGGTGGGTGGGGATGGGTGGTGCTGGTTGGATCCTTTGTTGTTATG gtatgcTCTAGCATAGGCCCCTGTTTCAGTTTGATATTCTCTCCTCTGTTCGTGAATCTTGGGACTCCGCCGTACACCATCTCCTGGATATTCAACTCCTTCAGTCTCATTTGGAACTTGATGAGTCCAGCCGTTGGACCGCTGACGGAGGAGTTCGGCCACAGGAGTGTTGCTACGGTAGGAGCAGTCCTCGTCACCGTGGGCCTTATGCTCTCGGCGTTTGCTCCTTCGTCGTGGTTCCTCTTCATCTCTTTCTCGGTATTAGGAG GTATCGGCCTCGGGATCCTGGTGACGATCAGCAACATCATCATACCTGTGTACTTCACCGCTCACCTCGGCAGGGCCAACGGCATCCTCATGACGGGAACCAGCATAGGCATATTCGTCCTGCCACTGTTGATCACCCACCTTCAACAGCTGTACACTTATCGAGGGGCGACGTTGATACTCGGTGCCATATTATTCAACACCTGCGTCGCTGCAGCTGTGTTCCATCCAGTGAGATGGCACTCGAAGACGGTGAAATGTCAGCGAAGATATTCCATCAGGGATATTCAGTTACGACGGAAAAGCAGAGCAGAGGCTGAGAACAGAAACCTCTTGCCAGACAGCAGAGAGAATCCTGTTGCTGTCGTAGAAACGACACCacagaaagagaaaaggaaagctCCTGTTGCGTTGTGTTGTTTACTGTTACGTGTGATCAAATCAACTCTGCTTTCTCTGCGGATCTTGTGTTCTCCGCCGGCGTTTATAATAGCTCTGAGTGGTACCCTCACCATGAATGGTTACTTGAACTTCATCATAATGGTTCCATTCGTCGTCAAGAAAATTCACTCAGTTCAGGGGTCGGCTTTGTGTATTTCTGTTGCAGggatatctaatttaatatctcgTCTGATCATGTCCGCTTTGGCGGACTGCAAGTGGTTTGACATACGGATCGGCTACATTGTCAGTATCTCTATCATTGCTCTCATCAATATAG CTTTCCCCTTCATAACCTCGTTGGTGTGGATGGCCGTCAGTATGGGCGTCTGGGGTTATGGAATTGGATCATTCATGGGACTCTACAATCTAGTAATGATCAAGTACATGGGAGCAAAGAATCTTCCTGCAATGTTTGGCGCCTGCAGCCTGCTCAACGGTCTTGGTTTCATCTCCATTGGTTCAATGCTTG GCTGGGTGACGCAAATTGTAGGCAGCTACAACGTGAGCATCTGGGCGCTGGCCTGCCTTCAGTGCTTCTGCATCGTCCTGTGGCTTTTGATGCCGGCAGCCGTGGCATGGCAGATACGCAATCTCGTCCCTGCTACGACCATGTCCGTGTGA
- the LOC137654307 gene encoding monocarboxylate transporter 12-like isoform X2, whose product MTNSRGEDQSHLLGRQDSVPGVRKGRDGGSVDCRALGIVGKAAARKQTSHNSGSHTVDSSVSQVSLVQSNSLNSANIFGMERDSDIIPSTNSVNLLKYRKTDDDSGKQNMANEIEGVNESETSNSVPVAGTDEETKEQSENSNDNPNSKQCQNEDTKTENERITKTPDINKEIENPDQREVNRVKEEKHEVDQIRKRDNEEIVVKTVPPDGGWGWVVLVGSFVVMVCSSIGPCFSLIFSPLFVNLGTPPYTISWIFNSFSLIWNLMSPAVGPLTEEFGHRSVATVGAVLVTVGLMLSAFAPSSWFLFISFSVLGGIGLGILVTISNIIIPVYFTAHLGRANGILMTGTSIGIFVLPLLITHLQQLYTYRGATLILGAILFNTCVAAAVFHPVRWHSKTVKCQRRYSIRDIQLRRKSRAEAENRNLLPDSRENPVAVVETTPQKEKRKAPVALCCLLLRVIKSTLLSLRILCSPPAFIIALSGTLTMNGYLNFIIMVPFVVKKIHSVQGSALCISVAGISNLISRLIMSALADCKWFDIRIGYIVSISIIALINIAFPFITSLVWMAVSMGVWGYGIGSFMGLYNLVMIKYMGAKNLPAMFGACSLLNGLGFISIGSMLGWVTQIVGSYNVSIWALACLQCFCIVLWLLMPAAVAWQIRNLVPATTMSV is encoded by the exons ATGACCAATAGCAGAGGCGAGGATCAAAGTCACTTACTGGGGCGCCAGGACAGCGTACCCGGAGTCAGGAAGGGCAGGGATGGTGGATCGGTGGACTGCAGGGCTCTAGGCATTGTGGGCAAAGCTGCTGCCAGGAAACAAACCAGCCACAACTCGGGGTCACATACAGTCGATAGCAGCGTCAGCCAAGTTTCTCTCGTGCAGTCGAACTCTCTCA ATTCGGCCAATATTTTCGGAATGGAAAGAGATTCAGATATAATTCCCTCGACAAACAGTGTAAATTTATTGAAATATAGAAAAACAGATGATGATTCGGGTAAACAAAACATGGCAAATGAAATCGAAGGTGTGAATGAGAGTGAGACTAGCAATTCTGTTCCAGTTGCTGGGACCGATGAAGAAACTAAAGAACAGAGTGAAAATAGTAACGATAATCCCAATTCTAAACAGTGCCAGAATGAAGACACTAAAACAGAGAATGAAAGAATAACAAAAACACCTGACATTAATAAAGAAATTGAAAACCCAGATCAGAGAGAAGTAAACAGGGTAAAGGAAGAGAAACATGAGGTCGACCAGATAAGGAAAAGAGATAACGAAGAAATAGTAGTGAAAACCGTCCCTCCTGACGGTGGGTGGGGATGGGTGGTGCTGGTTGGATCCTTTGTTGTTATG gtatgcTCTAGCATAGGCCCCTGTTTCAGTTTGATATTCTCTCCTCTGTTCGTGAATCTTGGGACTCCGCCGTACACCATCTCCTGGATATTCAACTCCTTCAGTCTCATTTGGAACTTGATGAGTCCAGCCGTTGGACCGCTGACGGAGGAGTTCGGCCACAGGAGTGTTGCTACGGTAGGAGCAGTCCTCGTCACCGTGGGCCTTATGCTCTCGGCGTTTGCTCCTTCGTCGTGGTTCCTCTTCATCTCTTTCTCGGTATTAGGAG GTATCGGCCTCGGGATCCTGGTGACGATCAGCAACATCATCATACCTGTGTACTTCACCGCTCACCTCGGCAGGGCCAACGGCATCCTCATGACGGGAACCAGCATAGGCATATTCGTCCTGCCACTGTTGATCACCCACCTTCAACAGCTGTACACTTATCGAGGGGCGACGTTGATACTCGGTGCCATATTATTCAACACCTGCGTCGCTGCAGCTGTGTTCCATCCAGTGAGATGGCACTCGAAGACGGTGAAATGTCAGCGAAGATATTCCATCAGGGATATTCAGTTACGACGGAAAAGCAGAGCAGAGGCTGAGAACAGAAACCTCTTGCCAGACAGCAGAGAGAATCCTGTTGCTGTCGTAGAAACGACACCacagaaagagaaaaggaaagctCCTGTTGCGTTGTGTTGTTTACTGTTACGTGTGATCAAATCAACTCTGCTTTCTCTGCGGATCTTGTGTTCTCCGCCGGCGTTTATAATAGCTCTGAGTGGTACCCTCACCATGAATGGTTACTTGAACTTCATCATAATGGTTCCATTCGTCGTCAAGAAAATTCACTCAGTTCAGGGGTCGGCTTTGTGTATTTCTGTTGCAGggatatctaatttaatatctcgTCTGATCATGTCCGCTTTGGCGGACTGCAAGTGGTTTGACATACGGATCGGCTACATTGTCAGTATCTCTATCATTGCTCTCATCAATATAG CTTTCCCCTTCATAACCTCGTTGGTGTGGATGGCCGTCAGTATGGGCGTCTGGGGTTATGGAATTGGATCATTCATGGGACTCTACAATCTAGTAATGATCAAGTACATGGGAGCAAAGAATCTTCCTGCAATGTTTGGCGCCTGCAGCCTGCTCAACGGTCTTGGTTTCATCTCCATTGGTTCAATGCTTG GCTGGGTGACGCAAATTGTAGGCAGCTACAACGTGAGCATCTGGGCGCTGGCCTGCCTTCAGTGCTTCTGCATCGTCCTGTGGCTTTTGATGCCGGCAGCCGTGGCATGGCAGATACGCAATCTCGTCCCTGCTACGACCATGTCCGTGTGA
- the LOC137654307 gene encoding monocarboxylate transporter 12-like isoform X3, with protein MERDSDIIPSTNSVNLLKYRKTDDDSGKQNMANEIEGVNESETSNSVPVAGTDEETKEQSENSNDNPNSKQCQNEDTKTENERITKTPDINKEIENPDQREVNRVKEEKHEVDQIRKRDNEEIVVKTVPPDGGWGWVVLVGSFVVMVCSSIGPCFSLIFSPLFVNLGTPPYTISWIFNSFSLIWNLMSPAVGPLTEEFGHRSVATVGAVLVTVGLMLSAFAPSSWFLFISFSVLGGIGLGILVTISNIIIPVYFTAHLGRANGILMTGTSIGIFVLPLLITHLQQLYTYRGATLILGAILFNTCVAAAVFHPVRWHSKTVKCQRRYSIRDIQLRRKSRAEAENRNLLPDSRENPVAVVETTPQKEKRKAPVALCCLLLRVIKSTLLSLRILCSPPAFIIALSGTLTMNGYLNFIIMVPFVVKKIHSVQGSALCISVAGISNLISRLIMSALADCKWFDIRIGYIVSISIIALINIAFPFITSLVWMAVSMGVWGYGIGSFMGLYNLVMIKYMGAKNLPAMFGACSLLNGLGFISIGSMLGWVTQIVGSYNVSIWALACLQCFCIVLWLLMPAAVAWQIRNLVPATTMSV; from the exons ATGGAAAGAGATTCAGATATAATTCCCTCGACAAACAGTGTAAATTTATTGAAATATAGAAAAACAGATGATGATTCGGGTAAACAAAACATGGCAAATGAAATCGAAGGTGTGAATGAGAGTGAGACTAGCAATTCTGTTCCAGTTGCTGGGACCGATGAAGAAACTAAAGAACAGAGTGAAAATAGTAACGATAATCCCAATTCTAAACAGTGCCAGAATGAAGACACTAAAACAGAGAATGAAAGAATAACAAAAACACCTGACATTAATAAAGAAATTGAAAACCCAGATCAGAGAGAAGTAAACAGGGTAAAGGAAGAGAAACATGAGGTCGACCAGATAAGGAAAAGAGATAACGAAGAAATAGTAGTGAAAACCGTCCCTCCTGACGGTGGGTGGGGATGGGTGGTGCTGGTTGGATCCTTTGTTGTTATG gtatgcTCTAGCATAGGCCCCTGTTTCAGTTTGATATTCTCTCCTCTGTTCGTGAATCTTGGGACTCCGCCGTACACCATCTCCTGGATATTCAACTCCTTCAGTCTCATTTGGAACTTGATGAGTCCAGCCGTTGGACCGCTGACGGAGGAGTTCGGCCACAGGAGTGTTGCTACGGTAGGAGCAGTCCTCGTCACCGTGGGCCTTATGCTCTCGGCGTTTGCTCCTTCGTCGTGGTTCCTCTTCATCTCTTTCTCGGTATTAGGAG GTATCGGCCTCGGGATCCTGGTGACGATCAGCAACATCATCATACCTGTGTACTTCACCGCTCACCTCGGCAGGGCCAACGGCATCCTCATGACGGGAACCAGCATAGGCATATTCGTCCTGCCACTGTTGATCACCCACCTTCAACAGCTGTACACTTATCGAGGGGCGACGTTGATACTCGGTGCCATATTATTCAACACCTGCGTCGCTGCAGCTGTGTTCCATCCAGTGAGATGGCACTCGAAGACGGTGAAATGTCAGCGAAGATATTCCATCAGGGATATTCAGTTACGACGGAAAAGCAGAGCAGAGGCTGAGAACAGAAACCTCTTGCCAGACAGCAGAGAGAATCCTGTTGCTGTCGTAGAAACGACACCacagaaagagaaaaggaaagctCCTGTTGCGTTGTGTTGTTTACTGTTACGTGTGATCAAATCAACTCTGCTTTCTCTGCGGATCTTGTGTTCTCCGCCGGCGTTTATAATAGCTCTGAGTGGTACCCTCACCATGAATGGTTACTTGAACTTCATCATAATGGTTCCATTCGTCGTCAAGAAAATTCACTCAGTTCAGGGGTCGGCTTTGTGTATTTCTGTTGCAGggatatctaatttaatatctcgTCTGATCATGTCCGCTTTGGCGGACTGCAAGTGGTTTGACATACGGATCGGCTACATTGTCAGTATCTCTATCATTGCTCTCATCAATATAG CTTTCCCCTTCATAACCTCGTTGGTGTGGATGGCCGTCAGTATGGGCGTCTGGGGTTATGGAATTGGATCATTCATGGGACTCTACAATCTAGTAATGATCAAGTACATGGGAGCAAAGAATCTTCCTGCAATGTTTGGCGCCTGCAGCCTGCTCAACGGTCTTGGTTTCATCTCCATTGGTTCAATGCTTG GCTGGGTGACGCAAATTGTAGGCAGCTACAACGTGAGCATCTGGGCGCTGGCCTGCCTTCAGTGCTTCTGCATCGTCCTGTGGCTTTTGATGCCGGCAGCCGTGGCATGGCAGATACGCAATCTCGTCCCTGCTACGACCATGTCCGTGTGA